In Bradyrhizobium sp. CCBAU 051011, the following are encoded in one genomic region:
- a CDS encoding ABC transporter ATP-binding protein, whose protein sequence is MDLIADHISHRFGPLDVLDKVSFTVASGEVVAIVGPSGCGKSTLLSILGGLLRPSGGSAELRGAPPAESLNPLTFVFQDFALLPWCTVEANVEFPLVHTGLSSTERHTVVDDALRRTGLSDFRGAYPKQLSGGMRQRVGIARALAVRPAILLMDEPLSALDSQTRELLMEDFIRLLADGAMGAVYVTHNLEEAVRLADRVVVLSRRPGRVREVVTIPMTRAERGGIDARGQLLSLQNQLWSLIRDEAIDAEREVQHA, encoded by the coding sequence ATGGATCTGATCGCCGACCATATCAGCCATCGCTTCGGCCCCCTCGACGTGCTCGACAAGGTGTCGTTCACCGTCGCCTCCGGCGAAGTGGTCGCGATCGTTGGTCCTTCCGGCTGCGGCAAGAGCACGCTGCTGTCGATCCTCGGCGGGTTGCTGCGCCCGAGCGGTGGAAGTGCGGAGCTGCGCGGCGCGCCGCCGGCCGAAAGCCTTAATCCACTGACGTTCGTGTTTCAGGATTTTGCGCTGCTGCCGTGGTGCACGGTGGAGGCGAATGTGGAGTTTCCGCTGGTTCATACCGGTCTGAGCAGCACCGAGCGCCACACCGTCGTCGATGATGCGCTGCGCCGCACCGGGCTGTCGGATTTTCGCGGCGCCTATCCGAAGCAATTGTCCGGCGGCATGCGCCAGCGCGTCGGCATTGCGCGGGCGCTGGCGGTGCGGCCGGCGATCCTGTTGATGGACGAGCCGCTGTCGGCGCTGGATTCGCAGACCCGCGAATTGCTGATGGAGGATTTCATCCGCCTGCTCGCCGACGGCGCGATGGGCGCGGTCTATGTCACGCATAATCTGGAAGAGGCGGTGCGGCTCGCCGACCGCGTCGTGGTGCTGTCGCGGCGGCCCGGCCGGGTCCGCGAGGTCGTGACGATCCCGATGACGCGCGCCGAGCGCGGCGGTATCGACGCCCGTGGCCAATTGCTGTCCTTGCAAAATCAGCTGTGGTCGCTGATCCGCGACGAGGCGATCGATGCCGAGCGCGAGGTGCAGCATGCTTGA
- a CDS encoding enoyl-CoA hydratase-related protein, giving the protein MTANPVLWNLDARGVATVTLNRPEVNNAYDAGLIGGVLAAMDELGRKPSLRLVVLKGNGKHFQAGADLKWINGVRPKSTEENEAVSRATFEAVQRLNTLPIPTVALVQGGCFGGGTGVISACDVVIAADNAMFSITEVRWGLTAAIIIPQLCDAIGVRQVRRYALTGERFGAEEARRIGLVHEVVPLAELEAAGAKAVEQLLANGPEALAETKRLAMESSFGGMSVDDAAYARLVKLHSARRQTSEASEGLASFAEKRAANWGKGA; this is encoded by the coding sequence ATGACTGCCAATCCGGTTCTGTGGAATCTCGACGCGCGCGGCGTCGCCACCGTCACGCTAAATCGCCCCGAGGTGAACAATGCCTATGACGCCGGGCTGATCGGCGGCGTGCTCGCGGCGATGGACGAGCTTGGCAGGAAGCCGAGCCTTCGCCTCGTGGTGCTGAAGGGCAATGGCAAGCATTTCCAGGCCGGTGCCGACCTGAAATGGATCAATGGCGTGCGGCCGAAATCAACGGAAGAGAACGAGGCGGTCTCGCGCGCGACGTTCGAAGCGGTGCAGCGGCTGAACACGCTGCCGATCCCGACGGTGGCGTTGGTGCAGGGTGGCTGCTTTGGCGGCGGCACGGGGGTGATCTCGGCCTGCGATGTCGTGATCGCCGCCGACAACGCGATGTTCTCGATCACCGAAGTGCGCTGGGGCCTGACGGCTGCCATCATCATCCCACAACTCTGCGACGCCATCGGCGTCCGCCAGGTCCGCCGCTATGCACTGACCGGTGAACGCTTTGGCGCGGAGGAGGCACGCCGTATCGGGCTGGTGCATGAAGTGGTGCCGCTGGCCGAGCTGGAGGCCGCGGGCGCCAAGGCGGTCGAGCAACTGCTTGCCAATGGCCCAGAAGCTTTGGCCGAAACCAAGCGGCTGGCGATGGAAAGTTCATTCGGTGGCATGAGCGTCGATGACGCGGCTTATGCGCGGCTGGTGAAGTTGCATTCCGCGCGGCGGCAGACCAGCGAGGCGTCCGAGGGGCTGGCGTCGTTTGCGGAGAAGCGGGCAGCGAATTGGGGGAAGGGCGCATAA
- a CDS encoding aspartate dehydrogenase produces MSIAGVSDLPSKRIAIAGLGEIGRTVARKLAEGLPGLSLAAITTRDHGKAQAWLDREGFSCPLVTLDEIPAHSDLVVECAPAAILDQICRPMLSAGKQVMVLSASALLPRSDLVDLARAHGGQIIVPTGALIGFDAVSAAAEGTIHSVQMVTRKPPKGLAGAPYLIENRISVEGLTSALCVFKGSARDAAAAFPANVNVVAALSLAGIGPDRTTIEIWADPAVTRNCHQIRVESDSASFSMSIENVPSENPRTGRITALSVIAALRKLTSPLQVGT; encoded by the coding sequence ATGTCCATTGCAGGAGTATCGGATTTGCCATCCAAGCGAATCGCGATTGCCGGGCTGGGCGAGATCGGACGAACCGTGGCGCGCAAGCTGGCGGAGGGACTGCCGGGTCTTTCGCTCGCGGCCATCACGACGAGGGATCACGGGAAGGCGCAAGCCTGGCTCGATCGCGAAGGCTTCTCCTGCCCGCTGGTTACGCTCGATGAGATACCCGCTCACTCCGACCTCGTTGTCGAATGTGCGCCGGCAGCGATCCTCGATCAGATCTGCCGGCCGATGCTGAGCGCCGGCAAGCAGGTCATGGTGCTGAGCGCCAGCGCGCTGCTACCGCGTTCCGATCTCGTCGATCTGGCGCGGGCGCATGGCGGTCAGATCATCGTGCCGACCGGTGCGCTGATCGGCTTCGATGCGGTTTCGGCCGCCGCCGAAGGCACGATCCATTCGGTGCAGATGGTTACGCGCAAGCCGCCGAAGGGGCTTGCCGGGGCGCCTTACCTGATCGAGAACCGGATTTCGGTGGAGGGGCTGACATCCGCTCTCTGCGTGTTCAAGGGCTCGGCGCGCGATGCGGCTGCCGCCTTTCCCGCCAACGTCAATGTCGTGGCGGCATTATCGCTGGCCGGCATCGGTCCCGACCGAACCACGATCGAAATCTGGGCCGATCCGGCCGTGACGCGGAATTGCCACCAGATCAGGGTCGAATCCGACTCGGCGTCGTTTTCGATGTCGATCGAGAACGTGCCGTCGGAAAATCCGAGGACGGGCCGCATCACCGCACTCTCGGTGATCGCGGCGCTGCGCAAGCTGACCTCGCCGCTGCAGGTCGGAACGTAA
- the maiA gene encoding maleylacetoacetate isomerase has protein sequence MKLHGYFRSSAAYRVRIALNLKGLTAEHLPHHLRKGEQTAPDYLAINPQGLVPTLEGDGGTVLTQSLAIIEWLEETHPNPPLLPKDPLRRGKVRAFALAIACDIHPVQNLKVLARLRQLGLAEEKVTEWAAWANREGLAACEALVRDEKGSFCFGVAPTMADLCLVPQLANARRFGVDVSGFPRLLEAEAVAKEMKAFADAAPDRQPDAE, from the coding sequence ATGAAGCTGCATGGCTATTTCCGCAGCAGCGCCGCGTATCGGGTCAGGATCGCGCTCAACCTCAAGGGACTTACGGCAGAGCACCTGCCGCATCACCTTCGCAAGGGCGAACAGACCGCGCCCGACTATCTCGCGATCAACCCGCAGGGGCTGGTGCCGACGCTGGAGGGCGACGGCGGGACGGTGCTGACCCAGTCGCTCGCCATCATCGAATGGCTGGAAGAGACCCATCCCAATCCTCCGCTATTGCCAAAAGATCCGCTGCGCCGCGGCAAGGTGCGCGCGTTTGCGCTTGCGATTGCCTGCGACATCCACCCCGTTCAGAATTTGAAAGTGCTGGCCCGGCTGCGCCAGCTCGGCCTGGCGGAGGAGAAGGTGACGGAGTGGGCGGCATGGGCCAATCGCGAGGGTCTTGCCGCCTGCGAAGCCCTGGTAAGGGACGAGAAGGGGTCGTTCTGCTTCGGCGTAGCGCCGACAATGGCCGATCTGTGCCTGGTGCCGCAGCTCGCGAATGCGCGGCGCTTCGGCGTCGACGTATCAGGCTTTCCCCGCCTGCTCGAAGCCGAGGCCGTGGCCAAAGAGATGAAGGCGTTCGCGGATGCGGCGCCGGACAGGCAGCCCGATGCCGAGTAA
- a CDS encoding benzoate-CoA ligase family protein — protein MTTTISDLVPRDNPGAREIGFAIPERYNAGRILFDNLAAGRGDRLALTGPGGTRTYAELCAEASQWGHGFQSLGLKRGDRILMFLDDTPAYPAAFFGAVRSGFVPLLINTLTPPDLLQFYLSDAGAAVAVAEAEFAPRFNAEACKDTPLQTLIVVNGTAGEHAVPKALNAAQWLQGFPTDLPEADTGRDDMAFWMYSSGSTGRPKGIVHLQHDMAYSEQAFARSVLKLGPDDICFSVPKIFFAYGFGNAITFPFSVGAATLLLPGQPKPATIFEAIEKYRPSVFYGLPTLYTSLTKAEGAAAVDFSSLRMALSAAEVLSAEVFNGWKTLTGLEIIEGLGSTEVLHIYLSNRPEQKKLGAAGLRVPGYEILLRDKDGREVGDNEEGILWVRGDSNTPLYWNRPDKSAETIREGGWIYTGDRFMRDSDGFHFFRGRADDLIKISGQWVYPLEVELCLAEHPDIRECAVFAAELPDRRMTLKAVVVMNKGEFDTRSATKTLQDYVKAKLLPYKYPREITFIAELPKTGTGKIDRQALMKM, from the coding sequence ATGACGACGACGATTTCCGATTTGGTGCCCCGCGACAATCCGGGCGCGCGCGAGATCGGCTTTGCGATCCCAGAACGCTATAACGCCGGCCGCATCCTGTTCGACAATCTCGCGGCTGGTCGCGGCGACCGGCTAGCGCTGACCGGCCCCGGTGGCACGCGGACCTATGCCGAGCTCTGCGCCGAGGCCTCGCAATGGGGTCACGGCTTTCAGTCGCTCGGCCTGAAGCGTGGCGACCGCATCCTGATGTTCCTCGACGACACGCCGGCCTATCCGGCGGCGTTTTTCGGCGCGGTGCGTTCGGGCTTCGTGCCGCTGTTGATCAACACGCTGACGCCGCCGGACCTCCTGCAGTTCTATCTCTCCGACGCCGGCGCCGCCGTGGCCGTCGCGGAGGCCGAGTTCGCGCCGCGGTTCAACGCCGAGGCCTGCAAGGACACGCCGCTGCAAACCCTTATTGTGGTCAATGGGACCGCAGGCGAACACGCCGTGCCGAAGGCCCTCAACGCAGCACAATGGCTGCAGGGATTCCCGACCGATCTGCCGGAGGCCGACACCGGACGCGACGACATGGCGTTCTGGATGTATTCATCCGGCTCGACCGGACGCCCAAAGGGCATCGTGCATCTGCAGCACGATATGGCCTATAGCGAGCAGGCCTTTGCACGCAGCGTGCTCAAGCTCGGGCCCGACGACATCTGCTTCTCGGTGCCAAAGATTTTCTTCGCCTACGGGTTTGGCAACGCCATCACCTTCCCGTTCTCGGTCGGCGCGGCGACGTTGCTGCTGCCCGGCCAGCCGAAGCCCGCAACGATCTTCGAGGCAATCGAAAAATATCGGCCGTCCGTGTTCTACGGATTGCCGACGCTCTATACCTCGCTGACCAAGGCCGAGGGTGCGGCAGCAGTCGATTTTTCGTCATTGCGGATGGCGCTATCTGCAGCCGAGGTGCTGTCGGCGGAAGTCTTCAACGGCTGGAAGACACTGACCGGCCTTGAGATCATCGAGGGGTTAGGCTCGACGGAGGTGCTGCACATCTATCTCTCCAACCGCCCCGAGCAGAAAAAGCTCGGCGCCGCCGGCCTGCGCGTGCCCGGCTACGAAATCCTGCTCAGGGACAAGGACGGCCGCGAAGTCGGCGACAACGAGGAAGGCATTTTATGGGTGCGCGGCGATTCCAACACGCCGCTGTACTGGAACCGGCCCGACAAGTCGGCCGAGACTATCCGCGAGGGTGGCTGGATCTACACCGGCGACCGCTTCATGCGCGATTCCGACGGCTTCCATTTCTTCCGCGGCCGCGCCGACGATTTGATCAAGATTTCGGGCCAGTGGGTCTACCCGCTCGAAGTCGAACTCTGCCTCGCTGAACATCCCGACATCAGGGAATGCGCCGTGTTCGCCGCCGAACTACCCGACCGGCGCATGACGCTGAAGGCGGTGGTCGTGATGAACAAGGGCGAGTTCGACACCAGGAGCGCGACCAAGACATTGCAGGATTACGTTAAGGCGAAACTGTTGCCCTACAAATATCCGCGCGAAATCACCTTCATCGCCGAATTGCCGAAAACCGGCACCGGCAAGATCGACCGCCAGGCGTTGATGAAGATGTAG
- a CDS encoding ABC transporter permease, whose protein sequence is MLERIPAQQQDESQKRPVGFRGAGFMPGGGRVSGWIALVLVIALWQLAGSAGWVNPLFLPAPSAIAVAIYKLAISGALWQHVSASVVRIGSGWLIGTALGVIVGFAIGLSTLARGVGITFISALFPIPKIALLPLLILWLGIGEEPKIATIALGVFFSTAISVYSGVDAVPRNLIRMAQSFNVPFHAIVRRVIWPGALPSILAGFRITASVALLLVVSAEMIGAQFGIGAFVLQAGNLMQTDQLLAGVVILSLFGLAVGKAINVLEAKLLHWR, encoded by the coding sequence ATGCTTGAGCGCATCCCCGCGCAGCAGCAGGACGAGAGCCAGAAGCGGCCGGTCGGCTTCCGCGGCGCGGGCTTTATGCCCGGCGGTGGGCGCGTCTCGGGGTGGATCGCGCTGGTGCTGGTGATCGCGCTCTGGCAACTCGCCGGCAGTGCAGGCTGGGTCAATCCGCTGTTCCTGCCGGCGCCGTCGGCGATTGCAGTCGCGATCTACAAGCTCGCCATCAGTGGCGCGCTCTGGCAGCACGTCTCGGCATCGGTCGTTCGCATCGGCTCAGGCTGGCTGATCGGCACGGCGCTGGGTGTGATCGTCGGATTTGCGATCGGGCTGTCGACGCTGGCGCGCGGCGTCGGCATCACCTTCATCTCGGCGCTGTTTCCGATTCCAAAGATCGCGCTGCTACCGCTGCTGATCCTCTGGCTCGGGATCGGCGAGGAGCCGAAGATCGCGACCATTGCGCTTGGCGTGTTCTTCTCCACCGCGATCTCGGTCTATAGCGGCGTCGACGCGGTGCCGCGCAACCTGATCCGGATGGCGCAGAGTTTTAATGTGCCGTTCCATGCCATTGTCCGCCGTGTGATCTGGCCGGGCGCGCTGCCCTCGATCCTCGCGGGGTTTCGCATTACGGCGTCGGTGGCGCTGTTGCTGGTGGTCAGCGCGGAAATGATCGGCGCCCAGTTCGGCATCGGCGCCTTCGTGCTGCAGGCCGGCAATCTGATGCAGACTGATCAGCTCCTCGCCGGTGTCGTGATCCTGTCGCTGTTCGGACTGGCGGTGGGGAAGGCGATCAACGTGCTGGAAGCGAAGCTGCTACACTGGCGGTGA
- the gtdA gene encoding gentisate 1,2-dioxygenase, translated as MEAVQKTPEREAFYKKIDGENLSALWNVLGDLVTPEPRSACRPHLWKFDSIRDYMNEAGKLITAKEAERRVLVLENPGLRGQSKVTTSLFAGVQMVVPGDVAPAHRHSQSALRFVLEGKGAHTTVDGERTAMEPGDFIITPSMTWHDHSNETSEPMFWLDGLDIPMVQFFDASFAEGSNEDQQKLSKPAGDSFARYGHNLLPVDEKRKSKTSPIFNYPYSYTREALEQAKTRDEWDACHGLKLKFSNPETGDFAMPTIGTFIQLLPKGFKTARYRSTDATVFAAIEGKGRTRIGEQTFEWSARDLFVVPSWHWVTHEADTDAVLFSFSDRPVQQKLDLFREDRGNA; from the coding sequence ATGGAAGCCGTGCAGAAGACCCCGGAGCGCGAGGCGTTCTACAAGAAGATCGACGGCGAAAATCTCTCGGCATTGTGGAACGTGCTCGGCGACCTCGTCACGCCGGAGCCGCGCAGCGCCTGCCGCCCGCATCTGTGGAAATTCGATTCCATCCGCGACTACATGAACGAAGCGGGCAAGCTGATCACCGCCAAGGAAGCCGAACGGCGGGTGCTGGTCCTGGAGAATCCAGGCCTGCGCGGCCAATCGAAGGTCACGACCTCGCTGTTCGCCGGCGTGCAGATGGTGGTCCCGGGCGATGTCGCGCCGGCCCACCGGCACAGCCAGTCGGCGCTCCGCTTCGTGCTCGAGGGCAAGGGCGCCCATACCACCGTCGACGGCGAGCGCACCGCGATGGAGCCCGGCGATTTCATCATCACGCCCTCGATGACCTGGCACGACCATTCCAACGAGACCTCTGAGCCGATGTTCTGGCTCGACGGCCTCGACATCCCGATGGTGCAATTCTTCGACGCTTCCTTTGCCGAAGGATCGAACGAGGACCAGCAGAAGCTCTCAAAACCCGCCGGCGACAGTTTTGCGCGCTACGGCCACAATCTGCTGCCGGTCGACGAGAAGCGCAAATCCAAGACCTCGCCGATCTTCAACTATCCCTATAGCTACACCCGCGAGGCGCTGGAGCAGGCCAAGACGCGCGACGAATGGGACGCCTGCCACGGGCTGAAGCTGAAATTCTCCAACCCGGAGACCGGCGATTTCGCGATGCCGACCATCGGCACCTTCATCCAGCTGTTGCCGAAGGGTTTCAAGACCGCGCGCTACCGCTCGACCGACGCCACCGTGTTCGCGGCGATCGAAGGCAAGGGCCGCACGCGGATCGGCGAGCAGACCTTCGAATGGAGCGCGCGCGACCTGTTCGTGGTGCCGAGCTGGCACTGGGTCACGCACGAGGCCGACACCGATGCGGTGCTGTTCTCGTTCTCCGACCGTCCGGTGCAGCAGAAGCTGGATCTGTTCCGCGAAGATCGCGGGAATGCGTGA
- a CDS encoding MarR family winged helix-turn-helix transcriptional regulator — MPSKPPPITMDAVYTAPGYLFRRMQQIAVSIFVEECSAFDLTPVQYAALVAIHTHPGIDATRLSAVIAFDRSTLGNVIERLESKALIERKPSREDKRVKLLYLSKSGAIVLRDIMSSVERAQVRMLQPLKPADRKTLLALLTQLVDLNNEASRVPLRAEDALEHLGKSN, encoded by the coding sequence ATGCCGAGTAAGCCGCCGCCCATCACCATGGACGCGGTCTACACCGCGCCCGGCTATCTGTTCCGGCGGATGCAGCAGATCGCGGTCTCGATCTTCGTCGAGGAATGCAGCGCGTTCGACCTGACGCCGGTGCAATATGCGGCGCTGGTGGCGATCCACACCCATCCCGGCATCGACGCCACGCGGCTGTCGGCGGTGATCGCGTTCGACCGCTCCACGCTCGGCAACGTGATCGAGCGACTGGAGAGCAAGGCTTTGATCGAGCGCAAGCCGTCGCGGGAGGACAAGCGCGTCAAGCTGCTATATCTCTCGAAATCGGGCGCGATCGTGCTGCGCGACATCATGTCCTCGGTCGAGCGTGCGCAGGTCAGGATGCTGCAGCCGCTGAAGCCGGCCGACCGCAAGACGCTGCTGGCGCTATTGACGCAGCTCGTCGATCTCAACAACGAGGCCTCTCGCGTACCACTGCGTGCCGAAGACGCGCTCGAACATCTCGGGAAATCGAACTGA
- a CDS encoding ABC transporter substrate-binding protein, whose protein sequence is MSKFARLALAGLLAVAASGIARADEALKAKIGVLRLSSSAPVFIAQDKGYFREAGLDIELKFFDAAQPIAVATTSGDVDFGITAFTAGLYNLAGKGTLKVIGGMSREKAGYPLIGYFASNNAYAAGLKTPKDLAGKRIAVTQVGSSFHYSLGLLADKYGFKLADVKVMPLQSLSNAAAALKGETVDAALLPISTARALVDSGGAKFLGWVGDETPWQLGAVFASPKTIANKALVTKLLAALVRADREYHDVILASVKDGKAEINDKTKPLLEIIAKYTNLPVEQVVGNCAYIDPDGKLDVKNVDNQIAWLQEQGFVDKGFAADAIIAKEYVKAD, encoded by the coding sequence ATGTCAAAATTTGCACGGCTCGCGCTGGCGGGCCTGCTCGCGGTGGCGGCAAGCGGGATCGCGCGGGCTGACGAGGCGCTGAAGGCAAAAATCGGCGTGCTCCGGCTGTCGTCGTCGGCGCCGGTGTTCATCGCGCAGGACAAGGGCTATTTTCGCGAAGCGGGCCTCGATATCGAACTGAAATTCTTCGACGCGGCGCAGCCGATTGCGGTCGCGACCACGTCCGGCGACGTCGATTTCGGCATCACGGCGTTTACCGCCGGGCTCTACAATCTCGCCGGCAAGGGCACGCTGAAGGTGATCGGCGGCATGAGCCGCGAGAAGGCCGGCTATCCCCTGATCGGCTATTTCGCCAGCAATAACGCCTATGCGGCGGGTTTGAAGACGCCGAAGGATCTCGCGGGCAAGCGCATCGCGGTGACACAGGTCGGCTCTTCCTTTCACTATTCGCTGGGACTGCTGGCCGACAAATACGGTTTCAAGCTGGCGGACGTGAAAGTGATGCCGCTGCAGTCGCTGTCGAACGCCGCGGCGGCGCTGAAGGGCGAAACCGTCGACGCCGCACTGCTGCCGATTTCGACGGCGCGGGCGCTGGTGGATTCCGGCGGCGCCAAATTTCTCGGCTGGGTCGGCGACGAGACGCCGTGGCAACTCGGCGCAGTGTTCGCCTCGCCGAAGACGATTGCCAACAAGGCGCTGGTCACCAAGCTCTTGGCCGCGCTGGTGCGCGCCGACCGCGAATATCACGACGTGATCCTGGCCTCCGTGAAGGACGGCAAGGCCGAGATCAACGACAAGACAAAACCGCTGCTCGAGATCATCGCCAAATACACCAATCTGCCGGTCGAGCAGGTGGTCGGCAATTGTGCCTATATCGATCCCGACGGCAAGCTGGATGTGAAGAATGTCGATAACCAGATCGCGTGGCTGCAGGAGCAGGGCTTTGTCGACAAGGGATTTGCAGCGGATGCGATCATCGCGAAGGAATATGTGAAGGCGGATTGA
- a CDS encoding LysR family transcriptional regulator: MDTLTNLQAFLASAEAGGFSAAARKLHVSTSVVSKRVTQLEAQIGIALFRRSTRQLRLTEAGQRYLHRARGVVADVGDLLARMGEKDSDLVDHLRIKAPTSLTIARLADVFSAFQTQNRRLKLEIVLIDRPVDPVTEGFDIAIGAFPHSCGGVVDEPLCSLKRLLCASPAYLAEHGVPRHPRELVDHQCLSFLPTGSEWTFDGPRGRTSIQVRPLLSSNEGHVLVKSAVAGNGIALISHYLVADALSNGTLQAVLPEFVIPELWVKAAIPERRVNAAAVQALLQQLKRALAPAL; the protein is encoded by the coding sequence ATGGATACGCTCACCAACCTTCAGGCCTTTTTGGCCTCGGCCGAGGCTGGCGGCTTTTCGGCCGCGGCCCGCAAGCTCCATGTTTCGACCTCGGTGGTGTCCAAGCGGGTCACGCAGCTCGAAGCCCAGATCGGCATCGCGCTGTTCCGACGCTCGACCCGCCAGTTGCGATTGACGGAGGCGGGTCAACGCTATCTGCATCGCGCCCGCGGCGTGGTGGCCGACGTCGGCGACCTGCTCGCGCGCATGGGCGAGAAGGACAGCGATCTGGTCGATCACCTCCGCATCAAGGCCCCGACCTCGCTCACCATCGCCCGGCTTGCCGATGTGTTCAGCGCCTTCCAGACCCAAAACCGGCGGCTGAAGCTTGAGATCGTGCTGATCGACCGCCCGGTCGATCCAGTGACGGAAGGATTCGACATCGCCATCGGCGCATTCCCGCATTCATGCGGCGGCGTCGTTGACGAGCCGCTCTGTTCGCTCAAGCGATTGCTGTGCGCCTCGCCGGCCTATCTCGCCGAGCATGGCGTGCCGCGGCATCCGCGCGAGTTGGTCGATCATCAGTGCCTGAGCTTTCTGCCCACCGGATCGGAATGGACTTTTGACGGCCCGCGTGGCCGAACCAGCATCCAGGTGCGCCCGCTGTTGAGTTCGAACGAAGGCCACGTGCTGGTGAAGAGCGCGGTTGCAGGCAATGGTATTGCCTTGATCTCGCACTATCTCGTTGCGGACGCGCTGAGCAACGGCACGTTGCAGGCCGTGCTGCCGGAATTTGTAATTCCCGAGCTGTGGGTCAAGGCGGCTATTCCCGAACGACGGGTCAACGCCGCCGCCGTGCAGGCGCTGCTACAGCAATTGAAGCGCGCGCTAGCGCCGGCGCTGTAG
- a CDS encoding 3-hydroxybenzoate 6-monooxygenase — translation MDAGPVLIAGGGIGGLAVALGLAQKGIRSILLEKASTLGEIGAGIQLGPNAFHAFDYLGVGEAARGMAVYIDQLRLMDALTAEEITHVDLGEAFRSRFRNPYAVVHRGDLHGVFLRACQSHELIELRVSSEVAGYDQDGASVTARLSNGERVTGRLLIGADGLWSNVRKQVVADGAPRVSGHTTYRSVIPTEQMPEDLRWNAATLWAGPKCHIVHYPLSGWKVFNLAITCHNDAPEPVAGKPVTDEEVMQGFSHVNERAKEIIRHGKNWRLWVLCDRDPVERWVDGRVALLGDAAHPMLQYFAQGACQAMEDAVCLSHMLASHDDYATALEAYRAQRFPRTAKVQLLSRAIGEHVYHPAGEHARIRNAIMSAKTQGEWQGDLAWLYGGTGLDS, via the coding sequence ATGGACGCAGGGCCAGTTCTCATCGCAGGTGGCGGGATCGGCGGGCTCGCCGTAGCGCTTGGGCTCGCGCAAAAGGGCATCCGCTCGATCCTGCTGGAAAAGGCATCGACGCTCGGCGAAATCGGCGCCGGCATCCAGCTCGGGCCCAACGCCTTCCACGCCTTCGACTATCTCGGCGTCGGCGAAGCGGCGCGTGGCATGGCGGTCTATATCGATCAGCTCCGGCTGATGGATGCGCTGACCGCCGAAGAGATCACCCATGTCGATCTCGGCGAAGCGTTTCGCTCGCGCTTCCGCAATCCCTATGCTGTGGTGCATCGCGGCGATCTGCACGGCGTTTTCCTGCGTGCTTGCCAAAGCCACGAGCTGATCGAACTGCGCGTCAGCAGCGAGGTGGCTGGCTACGACCAGGACGGCGCGTCGGTGACGGCGCGGCTCTCGAACGGCGAACGCGTCACGGGGCGGCTGTTGATCGGCGCCGACGGGTTGTGGTCGAACGTTCGCAAGCAGGTGGTCGCGGATGGGGCGCCGCGCGTGTCCGGACACACGACGTATCGCTCGGTGATTCCGACCGAGCAGATGCCGGAAGATTTGCGCTGGAACGCGGCGACGCTGTGGGCCGGGCCGAAATGCCATATCGTGCATTACCCGCTGTCGGGCTGGAAGGTGTTCAATTTGGCCATCACCTGTCACAACGACGCGCCGGAGCCGGTGGCGGGCAAGCCCGTCACCGACGAGGAAGTCATGCAGGGTTTTAGCCATGTGAATGAGCGCGCCAAGGAGATCATTCGTCACGGCAAGAACTGGCGGCTCTGGGTCCTGTGCGACCGCGATCCGGTCGAGCGCTGGGTCGACGGCCGGGTTGCGCTGCTCGGCGATGCCGCGCATCCGATGCTGCAATATTTCGCGCAAGGCGCCTGCCAGGCGATGGAGGACGCGGTGTGCCTGTCGCACATGCTGGCGAGCCACGATGATTATGCGACGGCGCTGGAAGCCTATCGCGCGCAGCGCTTCCCGCGCACCGCGAAGGTGCAGTTGCTGTCGCGCGCGATCGGCGAGCACGTCTATCACCCGGCCGGCGAGCATGCCCGCATCCGCAACGCGATCATGAGCGCAAAGACGCAAGGTGAGTGGCAGGGCGATCTGGCGTGGCTCTATGGCGGAACCGGATTGGATAGTTGA